A single Equus asinus isolate D_3611 breed Donkey chromosome 21, EquAss-T2T_v2, whole genome shotgun sequence DNA region contains:
- the ZMYND10 gene encoding zinc finger MYND domain-containing protein 10 isoform X1 produces the protein MGDLELLLPGEADVLVRGLRSFPLREMGSGGWNQQHENLEKLNMQAILDATASQGEPIQELLVTHGKIPVLVEELIAVEMWKQKVFPVLCRLEDFKPLNTFPIYMVVHHEASIINLLETVFFHKEVCESAEDTVLDLVDYCHRKLTLLVARSGDSGPPEDDESRYSTPMQELQKQAELMEFEIALKALSVLRYITDCVDSLSLSTLSRMLSTHNLPCLLVELLEHSPWSRREGGKLQQFEGSRWQTVAPSEQQKLSKLDGQVWIALYNLLLSPETRARYCLTSFAKGQLLKLRAFLTDTLLDQLPNLADLQSFLTQLALAEPQPPKKDLILEQIPEIWERLERENRGKWQAIAKYQLRHVFSPSEQDLQLQARRWAETYRLDVLEAVAPERPRCAYCSAEASKRCSRCQNEWYCCRECQVKHWEKHGKACVLAAQGDRAK, from the exons ATGGGCGacctggagctgctgctgcccgGGGAGGCTGACGTGCTGGTTCGGGGACTGCGCAGCTTCCCGCTGCGCGAGATGGGCTCCGGAGG GTGGAACCAGCAGCATGAGAACCTGGAGAAGCTGAACATGCAGGCCATTCTTGATGCCACGGCCAGCCAGGGCGAGCCGATCCAGGAGCTGCTGGTCACCCATGGGAAG ATCCCAGTGCTGGTGGAGGAGCTGATTGCAGTGGAGATGTGGAAGCAGAAAGTGTTCCCTGTGCTGTGCAGGCTGGAGGACTTCAAGCCCCTGAACACTTTTCCCATATACATGGTG GTACACCATGAGGCCTCCATCATCAACCTCCTGGAGACAGTGTTCTTCCACAAG gAGGTGTGTGAGTCAGCAGAGGACACTGTCTTGGACCTAGTGGACTACTGCCACCGCAAACTGACTCTGTTGGTGGCCCGGAGTGGCGACAGTGGCCCCCCTGAGGATGATGAGTCCCGATACAGCACTCCTATGCAG GAGCTGCAGAAGCAGGCAGAGCTGATGGAATTTGAGATTGCACTGAAGGCCCTCTCAGTGCTACGCTACATCACAGACTGTGTGGACAG CCTTTCGTTGAGCACCTTGAGCCGCATGCTCAGCACCCACAACCTGCCTTGCCTCCTGGTAGAGCTGCTGGAGCACAGTCCCTGGAGCCGGCGGGAAGGAG GCAAGCTGCAGCAATTTGAGGGCAGCCGTTGGCAGACAGTGGCCCCCTCAGAGCAGCAAAAGCTGAGCAAGTTGGACGGGCAGGTCTGGATTGCCCTGTACAACCTGCTGCTAAGCCCCGAGACCCGGGCCCGCTACTGCCTCACAAGCTTTGCCAAGGGACAGCTACTCAAG CTTCGGGCCTTCCTCACAGACACGCTGCTCGACCAGCTGCCCAACCTAGCAGACCTGCAGAGTTTCCTGACCCAGCTGGCCCTGGCTGAACCCCAGCCCCCTAAGAAGGATCTGATATTGGAACAG ATCCCAGAAATCTGGGAGCGACTAGAGCGAGAGAATAGAGGCAAGTGGCAAGCTATTGCTAAGTACCAGCTGCGGCATGTATTCAGCCCCTCAGAGCAGGACCTGCAGCTGCAGGCACGAAG GTGGGCTGAGACCTACAGGCTGGATGTGCTAGAGGCAGTAGCTCCAGAACGGCCCCGCTGTGCCTACTGCAGTGCAGAGGCTTCCAAGCGCTGCTCACGATGCCAGAATGAGTGGTATTGCTGCAG GGAGTGCCAAGTCAAGCACTGGGAGAAGCATGGAAAGGCTTGTGTCCTGGCAGCCCAGGGTGACAGAGCCAAGTGA
- the ZMYND10 gene encoding zinc finger MYND domain-containing protein 10 isoform X2 has product MESESLRWNQQHENLEKLNMQAILDATASQGEPIQELLVTHGKIPVLVEELIAVEMWKQKVFPVLCRLEDFKPLNTFPIYMVVHHEASIINLLETVFFHKEVCESAEDTVLDLVDYCHRKLTLLVARSGDSGPPEDDESRYSTPMQELQKQAELMEFEIALKALSVLRYITDCVDSLSLSTLSRMLSTHNLPCLLVELLEHSPWSRREGGKLQQFEGSRWQTVAPSEQQKLSKLDGQVWIALYNLLLSPETRARYCLTSFAKGQLLKLRAFLTDTLLDQLPNLADLQSFLTQLALAEPQPPKKDLILEQIPEIWERLERENRGKWQAIAKYQLRHVFSPSEQDLQLQARRWAETYRLDVLEAVAPERPRCAYCSAEASKRCSRCQNEWYCCRECQVKHWEKHGKACVLAAQGDRAK; this is encoded by the exons ATGGAGTCAGAGTCCTTGAG GTGGAACCAGCAGCATGAGAACCTGGAGAAGCTGAACATGCAGGCCATTCTTGATGCCACGGCCAGCCAGGGCGAGCCGATCCAGGAGCTGCTGGTCACCCATGGGAAG ATCCCAGTGCTGGTGGAGGAGCTGATTGCAGTGGAGATGTGGAAGCAGAAAGTGTTCCCTGTGCTGTGCAGGCTGGAGGACTTCAAGCCCCTGAACACTTTTCCCATATACATGGTG GTACACCATGAGGCCTCCATCATCAACCTCCTGGAGACAGTGTTCTTCCACAAG gAGGTGTGTGAGTCAGCAGAGGACACTGTCTTGGACCTAGTGGACTACTGCCACCGCAAACTGACTCTGTTGGTGGCCCGGAGTGGCGACAGTGGCCCCCCTGAGGATGATGAGTCCCGATACAGCACTCCTATGCAG GAGCTGCAGAAGCAGGCAGAGCTGATGGAATTTGAGATTGCACTGAAGGCCCTCTCAGTGCTACGCTACATCACAGACTGTGTGGACAG CCTTTCGTTGAGCACCTTGAGCCGCATGCTCAGCACCCACAACCTGCCTTGCCTCCTGGTAGAGCTGCTGGAGCACAGTCCCTGGAGCCGGCGGGAAGGAG GCAAGCTGCAGCAATTTGAGGGCAGCCGTTGGCAGACAGTGGCCCCCTCAGAGCAGCAAAAGCTGAGCAAGTTGGACGGGCAGGTCTGGATTGCCCTGTACAACCTGCTGCTAAGCCCCGAGACCCGGGCCCGCTACTGCCTCACAAGCTTTGCCAAGGGACAGCTACTCAAG CTTCGGGCCTTCCTCACAGACACGCTGCTCGACCAGCTGCCCAACCTAGCAGACCTGCAGAGTTTCCTGACCCAGCTGGCCCTGGCTGAACCCCAGCCCCCTAAGAAGGATCTGATATTGGAACAG ATCCCAGAAATCTGGGAGCGACTAGAGCGAGAGAATAGAGGCAAGTGGCAAGCTATTGCTAAGTACCAGCTGCGGCATGTATTCAGCCCCTCAGAGCAGGACCTGCAGCTGCAGGCACGAAG GTGGGCTGAGACCTACAGGCTGGATGTGCTAGAGGCAGTAGCTCCAGAACGGCCCCGCTGTGCCTACTGCAGTGCAGAGGCTTCCAAGCGCTGCTCACGATGCCAGAATGAGTGGTATTGCTGCAG GGAGTGCCAAGTCAAGCACTGGGAGAAGCATGGAAAGGCTTGTGTCCTGGCAGCCCAGGGTGACAGAGCCAAGTGA